One genomic region from Mycobacterium basiliense encodes:
- a CDS encoding HAD family hydrolase, whose translation MTPLALRALAAAAMLVLAGCSAGHHPDAGAQGATCRTLAADPGWYGDNRERIDEMIGRLGTCGSSGSVADGAHLALFDWDNTMVRNDIGNATFFWMIRNSKVRQPAAGNWSNTSQYLTPPAAAALAAACGDLAAPGQPLPTGANTGCADELVSVYTNRETRSGEIAFAGFNRRRIEPADAWAAQLLAGWTDAEITEFATAARQQNLDAAENAEQTVGTTRQTGWVRYYPQMRDLVGTLQANGFDVRIISASAEPLVRVWAAEVGIPPDRIMGIRTEHDGEVLTARLAECGGEPSIPFNEGKRCRVHEQVLGVEGPAAFQQLPEQRRQVFAAGDSDGDATFTTDATALRLIINRNQIELMCRAYANTDGRWLVNPMFINPLPVSPPYPCATQGFDDPAGGQVPLRRPDGSVVPDQQDRVH comes from the coding sequence ATGACACCGTTGGCTTTGCGTGCGCTTGCTGCCGCGGCAATGCTGGTGCTTGCGGGCTGTAGCGCTGGCCACCATCCAGACGCCGGCGCCCAGGGCGCGACCTGCCGAACCCTTGCCGCCGACCCGGGATGGTATGGGGACAATCGGGAGCGAATCGACGAGATGATCGGCCGGCTGGGCACCTGCGGGAGCTCCGGATCAGTGGCCGACGGCGCTCACCTGGCGTTGTTCGACTGGGACAACACCATGGTGCGAAACGACATCGGCAATGCGACGTTCTTCTGGATGATCCGCAATTCCAAGGTGCGCCAACCCGCCGCGGGGAACTGGAGCAACACCAGCCAATACCTCACCCCGCCGGCGGCAGCGGCGCTGGCCGCCGCCTGCGGCGATCTCGCGGCACCCGGACAGCCGCTGCCCACCGGCGCCAACACCGGATGTGCCGACGAGCTGGTCTCGGTGTACACCAACCGGGAAACCCGGTCGGGCGAAATCGCGTTTGCCGGCTTCAACAGGCGCCGCATCGAACCCGCGGATGCCTGGGCGGCCCAACTGCTGGCCGGATGGACCGACGCTGAGATCACGGAGTTTGCCACGGCGGCCCGACAGCAAAATCTTGATGCCGCCGAGAATGCCGAGCAGACCGTGGGCACCACCCGCCAGACCGGTTGGGTGCGCTACTACCCGCAGATGCGTGACCTGGTCGGTACGCTGCAGGCCAACGGATTCGATGTGCGGATCATCTCCGCCTCGGCCGAACCTCTGGTCCGGGTCTGGGCGGCGGAGGTAGGCATTCCCCCAGACCGGATCATGGGCATCCGAACCGAGCATGACGGTGAGGTACTCACGGCGCGGCTGGCCGAATGCGGCGGCGAACCGTCGATCCCCTTCAACGAAGGCAAGAGGTGTCGGGTCCACGAGCAGGTGCTCGGCGTCGAGGGTCCGGCGGCGTTCCAGCAGTTGCCTGAGCAGCGACGCCAGGTCTTCGCCGCCGGCGACTCCGATGGGGATGCGACGTTCACCACGGACGCCACCGCCCTGCGTCTCATCATCAATCGCAACCAGATTGAACTGATGTGTCGCGCATATGCCAACACCGACGGCCGCTGGCTGGTCAACCCGATGTTTATCAACCCGCTGCCGGTCAGTCCGCCGTATCCGTGCGCCACTCAGGGTTTCGACGATCCCGCCGGCGGTCAGGTGCCGCTACGCCGGCCGGACGGTAGCGTGGTTCCCGACCAGCAAGACCGGGTGCACTAA
- a CDS encoding stealth family protein produces MPVTSSLPGDRPAQRNLDPIIVTRRGKIARLESSLTPQEAQIEDLVFLRKTLNRADIPFLLIRNHKGRPVLAIDIQLRSAVERSLAAACVAEPMYAKTIDEKGLSPVLVANGQLSRLRDPRILRLYRRRIAPGGFRYGPMFGVEVQFWAFEETVVRCPIENSLTRKVLPRNELTPATVKLYGYKWPTLEAMFTPHASDVTFDIDLVFSWVDGNDPEFRARRAVQMSEHVVGEGDDADARIRQIDELKYALRSVNMFAPWVRRIFIATDSTPPPWLAEHPKITIVRAEDHFSDRSALPTYNSHAVESQLHHIPGLSEHFLYSNDDMFLGRPVPASMFFSPGGVTRFIEAQTRIGLGTNDPTRSGFENAARVNRQLLFERFGYLITRHLEHTAVPLRKSVLVEMEREFPEEFARTRASAFRSGTDISVTNSLYHYYALMTGRAVEQEKAKVLYVDTTSHAGLALLPELRKQRKYDFFCLNDGSFPEVSAAERADRVVGFLERYFPIPAPWEKVAADINPQDSATPMALAPSEGG; encoded by the coding sequence ATGCCCGTTACCTCTTCACTGCCCGGCGATCGGCCCGCCCAGCGCAACCTAGACCCCATCATCGTTACCCGGCGAGGCAAAATCGCGCGCCTGGAATCGAGCCTGACTCCGCAGGAGGCTCAGATTGAGGATTTGGTCTTCCTGCGAAAGACGTTGAACCGGGCCGATATTCCCTTTCTGCTGATTCGCAATCACAAAGGCCGTCCAGTTCTCGCTATCGATATTCAATTGCGTAGCGCAGTCGAGCGCTCGCTTGCCGCGGCGTGTGTTGCCGAACCGATGTATGCCAAAACCATTGACGAGAAAGGCCTTTCTCCCGTTTTGGTCGCCAATGGTCAGCTTTCCAGGCTGCGTGACCCACGAATCCTACGGCTTTATCGGCGTCGGATTGCCCCGGGCGGATTTCGGTACGGACCGATGTTCGGCGTCGAGGTCCAATTCTGGGCGTTCGAAGAAACCGTGGTCCGGTGTCCGATAGAAAACTCCCTTACTCGCAAAGTGCTGCCGCGGAACGAACTAACCCCCGCCACCGTCAAGTTGTACGGGTACAAATGGCCGACGCTAGAGGCAATGTTCACACCACACGCCAGCGACGTGACTTTTGACATTGATCTGGTGTTTTCCTGGGTCGACGGCAATGACCCCGAGTTCCGTGCGCGCCGGGCGGTGCAAATGTCTGAGCACGTGGTCGGCGAAGGCGATGACGCCGACGCGCGGATCCGTCAGATCGACGAACTGAAATACGCGCTGCGCTCGGTAAACATGTTTGCTCCGTGGGTCCGTCGCATCTTCATCGCGACGGACTCGACCCCGCCACCATGGTTGGCCGAGCATCCCAAAATCACCATCGTTCGTGCCGAGGACCACTTTTCGGACCGTTCCGCGTTGCCGACCTACAACTCGCACGCGGTGGAGAGCCAACTGCACCACATCCCCGGGCTGAGCGAGCATTTCCTGTACTCCAACGACGACATGTTTCTGGGCCGTCCGGTGCCGGCCAGCATGTTCTTCTCACCCGGCGGTGTCACCAGGTTTATCGAGGCGCAGACCCGGATCGGGCTCGGCACCAACGATCCCACCCGCAGCGGCTTCGAGAACGCCGCCCGGGTGAATCGGCAGTTGCTGTTCGAGCGATTCGGATATCTGATCACTCGGCACCTCGAGCACACCGCGGTCCCTCTACGAAAAAGCGTGCTGGTGGAGATGGAACGCGAATTTCCCGAGGAGTTCGCCCGCACCCGGGCCAGTGCGTTCCGCTCCGGCACCGACATCTCCGTGACCAACTCGCTGTACCACTACTATGCGCTGATGACCGGCCGTGCCGTCGAACAGGAAAAAGCCAAAGTTCTCTACGTCGACACCACCAGTCACGCCGGCCTGGCCTTGCTGCCCGAATTGCGCAAGCAGCGCAAGTACGACTTCTTTTGCCTCAATGACGGCAGTTTTCCCGAAGTCAGCGCGGCCGAGCGCGCGGACCGCGTGGTCGGTTTTCTGGAGCGGTACTTCCCGATACCCGCCCCGTGGGAAAAGGTCGCCGCGGATATCAATCCGCAGGACTCTGCCACCCCGATGGCGTTAGCACCATCGGAGGGTGGCTGA
- a CDS encoding phosphodiesterase: MHRLRAAEHPRPDYVLLHISDTHLVGGDRPLYGDVDADSTLGELLEQLKHSGVRPDAIVFTGDLADTGEADAYRKLRGVVEPFAVELGAELIWVMGNHDDRATLRRFLLDEAPSMAPLDRVRMIDGLRLITLDTSVPGHHYGEIRNSQLGWLAEELATPAPHGTILALHHPPIPSVLDLAVTVELRDQPALGRVLKGSDVRAILAGHLHYSTNATFVGIPVSVASATCYTQDLTVAAGGTRGRDGAQGCNLVHVYPDTVVHSVIPLGTGKTVGTFVSPAEAKRQITESGMFIEPSRRDSLFSHPPMVLTPSGWQSPAD; this comes from the coding sequence GTGCACAGACTTAGGGCCGCGGAGCATCCGCGGCCGGATTACGTTCTTCTGCATATCAGCGATACCCATCTTGTCGGAGGGGACCGCCCTCTCTACGGCGACGTTGACGCCGACAGCACGTTGGGAGAGCTACTCGAACAGCTGAAACACTCAGGCGTGCGCCCCGATGCCATCGTGTTCACCGGCGACTTGGCCGATACCGGCGAGGCGGACGCGTATCGCAAGCTGCGCGGCGTGGTTGAACCGTTCGCCGTCGAGCTGGGCGCTGAGCTCATCTGGGTGATGGGCAATCACGATGACCGGGCCACGCTGCGCAGGTTTCTACTCGACGAGGCACCGTCGATGGCGCCGCTGGACCGGGTGCGCATGATCGACGGGCTGCGGCTCATCACGTTGGACACCTCGGTGCCGGGACACCACTACGGCGAAATCCGGAATTCCCAGCTGGGTTGGCTGGCCGAAGAATTGGCGACGCCGGCCCCGCACGGCACCATCCTGGCGTTACACCACCCGCCCATCCCCAGCGTCCTGGATTTGGCCGTCACCGTGGAGCTGCGCGACCAGCCCGCCCTGGGACGGGTGCTCAAAGGGAGCGACGTGCGGGCCATTCTGGCGGGGCACCTGCACTACTCCACGAACGCCACCTTCGTCGGAATTCCGGTGTCGGTGGCATCCGCAACCTGCTATACCCAGGACCTCACCGTCGCCGCGGGCGGAACCCGGGGCAGAGACGGTGCGCAAGGCTGCAACCTCGTGCACGTCTACCCCGATACCGTCGTGCATTCGGTGATTCCGTTGGGCACCGGCAAGACCGTCGGCACCTTCGTCTCGCCGGCAGAGGCGAAACGTCAGATCACCGAAAGCGGAATGTTCATCGAACCGTCGCGGCGGGACTCGCTGTTCAGCCACCCTCCGATGGTGCTAACGCCATCGGGGTGGCAGAGTCCTGCGGATTGA
- a CDS encoding Rv0804 family intramembrane glutamic endopeptidase, producing MSRLRALSLAAGLVGWSFVGPRLPARWRVPLQAGLGSLLAAFAGTPLGFRPPRLWAGLRLGSTAAAAATTAIAVTTPLPAVRLSMSARELPASAAGWLGLQIPLGTVWAEEAAFRAALGTLGARGFGHAGGRLLQAGAFGLSHIADARATGAPPAPTVLVTGLAGWLFGWLADRSGSLAAPILVHLAINETGAAAALAVQRRDNNTAGTTL from the coding sequence TTGAGTCGCCTGCGCGCGCTGTCTTTGGCTGCCGGCCTGGTTGGCTGGAGCTTCGTCGGGCCGCGTTTGCCGGCGCGCTGGCGGGTGCCGTTGCAGGCCGGTCTCGGGTCCCTGCTGGCGGCATTCGCCGGGACGCCGTTGGGTTTTCGTCCGCCGCGGCTGTGGGCGGGATTGCGCTTGGGCTCGACGGCAGCGGCGGCCGCGACGACGGCGATCGCCGTGACGACACCGCTGCCCGCTGTGCGACTGTCGATGTCGGCTCGCGAGCTACCGGCATCGGCGGCCGGCTGGCTTGGACTACAAATACCCCTCGGCACCGTGTGGGCCGAAGAGGCCGCGTTTCGCGCGGCGCTGGGAACCCTGGGCGCCAGAGGTTTTGGTCACGCCGGTGGACGGCTGCTGCAGGCCGGCGCCTTCGGGCTGTCGCACATCGCCGACGCCCGCGCGACGGGCGCGCCACCGGCGCCAACGGTGCTGGTCACCGGCCTGGCGGGCTGGCTCTTTGGCTGGCTGGCCGATCGCAGCGGCAGCCTGGCGGCGCCGATCCTGGTCCATCTGGCGATCAATGAAACCGGCGCGGCCGCGGCGCTGGCCGTCCAGCGGCGCGACAACAACACCGCGGGAACCACTCTGTAG